One Fusarium falciforme chromosome 1, complete sequence genomic window carries:
- a CDS encoding Alpha-1,2-Mannosidase encodes MFRPSTLRAIPLRALSIAAVVGSLLFLHLLLASGPQFTPVSPPSLPPRPSPPPVQTPTEFVASTVDWSSLQLQHPPVAVKPLPQGAAQTLPKVQAENSKFSFNKDAEKRRDAVRDEFLRGWSAYRQHAWMRDELMPVSAQWKDSFGGWAATLVDSLDTLWIMDLREEFQEAANAAATLNWGERRDGAIDVFKLTTRHLGGLLGAYELSGQEALLKKATELGEMLYVAFDTPNRIPTLWLDFDEAENGTQIAGNHDPSAAPASLAMEFTRLSQLTGNSKFYDATDRVTQFLSRVQNSTKLPGMWPIYLDFEHQVAEDNTFTLGALADSMYEYLIKMHALLGGLDRNYERMYRMATKVVADRLLYRPKVPNQDDVLLVGEIHVEGKAEFIPETQHLTCFAGGMFALGGKLLDNEEHVKLGEKLALGCHWAFKSFATGIMPEIFRLEECPTLEPCDYDEEAWAPEGEPIPPGFRHVRDPRYLLRPEAVESIFIMYRLTGDSKWQDMAWEMFEAIKRFTTTEHGNAAVEDIISVETKQTDSMESFWLSETLKYFYLIFSPPDLVSLDEYVLTTGAHPFRRPTK; translated from the exons ATGTTTCGACCGTCGACACTACGGGCTATACCGTTGCGCGCTCTCTCCATAGCCGCCGTCGTAGGATCCCTCTTGTTCCTACATCTCCTTTTGGCCTCGGGTCCTCAGTTCACCCCCGTGAgccctccatctcttcctcctcgtccctCTCCGCCTCCCGTACAGACCCCGACCGAGTTCGTCGCCAGCACTGTTGACTGGTCCTcgctgcagctgcagcaTCCTCCCGTCGCTGTCAAGCCTCTTCCTCAGGGTGCCGCCCAGACGCTACCAAAGGTGCAGGCCGAAAACTCCAAGTTTAGTTTCAATAAGGATGctgagaagaggagggatgCTGTTCGGGATGAGTTTTTGCGAGGCTGGTCCGCGTATAGACAACATGCGTGGATGAGAGACGAGCTCATGCCGGTGTCGGCGCAGTGGAAGGATAGCTTTGGCGGATGGGCTGCCACCTTGGTTGATTCGTTGGATACCCTCTGGATCATGGATCTTCGTGAGGAGTTTCAAGAGGCTGCCAATGCTGCTGCTACTCTCAACTGGGGTGAGAGGCGTGACGGAGCCATTGACGTTTTCAAGTTGACCACCCGTCATCTCGGAGGTTTGCTCGGAGCGTATGAGTTGAGTGGTCAGGAAGCCCTGTTGAAGAAGGCTACTGAGCTTGGGGAGATGCTTTACGTCGCATTTGATACGCCGAACCGCATTCCTACTCTCTGGCTTGACTTTGACGAAGCTGAGAACGGCACCCAAATCGCTGGAAACCACGATCCTTCTGCCGCACCGGCGTCCTTGGCTATGGAATTTACTCGCCTGTCGCAGCTCACTGGGAACTCCAAGTTTTACGATGCAACCGACCGAGTCACCCAGTTCCTCAGCAGGGTGCAGAACTCGACCAAGCTGCCCGGCATGTGGCCCATCTACCTCGACTTTGAGCACCAGGTCGCCGAGGATAACACTTTTACGCTCGGAGCGCTGGCCGACTCCATGTATGAGTACCTCATCAAGATGCATGCCCTGCTTGGTGGACTTGATCGGAACTATGAGAGGATGTACCGCATGGCTACGAAAGTTGTGGCCGACAGGTTGCTGTATCGACCCAAGGTGCCGAACCAGGACGATGTCTTGTTGGTGGGCGAGATTCATGTGGAAGGAAAGGCTGAGTTTATCCCCGAGACTCAACACCTTACCTGCTTCGCGGGAGGTATGTTTGCGCTAGGTGGTAAGCTCCTCGACAACGAAGAGCACGTCAAGCTCGGCGAGAAACTCGCCCTCGGATGCCACTGGGCCTTCAAATCCTTTGCAACAGGAATAATGCCTGAAATCTTCCGCCTCGAAGAGTGTCCCACCCTCGAACCCTGCGACTACGACGAAGAGGCCTGGGCACCCGAGGGAGAGCCCATCCCCCCTGGTTTCCGCCACGTCCGCGATCCTCGGTACCTGCTGCGTCCCGAGGCTGTGGAGAGTATTTTCATCATGTACAGACTTACAGGGGACTCCAAGTGGCAGGATATGGCGTGGGAGATGTTTGAGGCTATCAAGCGGTTTACAACGACGGAGCATGGGAATGCTGCCGTTGAGGATATCATTTCTGTCGAGACGAAGCAGACTGACTCGATGGAG AGTTTCTGGCTTAGCGAGACGCTCAAGTACTTTTACCTCATATTTTCGCCTCCTGATTTGGTGAGCCTGGATGAGTATGTGTTGACCACAGGGGCTCATCCTTTCCGACGACCTACCAAATAA
- a CDS encoding FSH1 domain-containing protein: MTQTQSRLNAEDTLHLPRVLCLHGGGVNAEVFELQCRAIISRLSTSLRLVFMQAPFISAPHPQIVSVYGDYGPFRRWLRWQPDHPEIEPEAAAGEIRYQCRRAMEDDPGTGEWVGVLGFSQGAKIAASLLWTQQQVTAKFGAAESLTHFKFGVLMAGRAPLIMLDHRLQETPHIVDAALLSSEFTNWPETNEGDHVLSIPTLHVHGLRDPGTEQHQVLMNKYCQTGTTRLVEWDGGHRIPIKTHDVEAVVEKILELVKETQVTDELPN; this comes from the coding sequence ATGACGCAAACACAGTCCAGGCTCAACGCCGAAGACACCCTCCACCTCCCCCGCGTCCTCTGTCTCCACGGCGGCGGTGTCAACGCCGAAGTCTTTGAGCTGCAGTGTCGAGCCATCATTTCCCGGCTAAGCACCTCCCTCCGCCTCGTCTTCATGCAAGCACCTTTCATCTCAGCACCTCACCCTCAAATCGTCAGCGTTTACGGTGACTACGGTCCTTTTCGGCGCTGGCTCCGCTGGCAACCCGACCACCCGGAGATTGAGCCCGAGGCCGCAGCGGGGGAGATCCGTTACCAGTGCCGACGGGCTATGGAGGATGACCCGGGGACGGGGGAGTGGGTCGGCGTGCTGGGCTTCTCTCAGGGCGCCAAGATTGCTGCCAGCTTATTGTGGACGCAGCAGCAGGTGACGGCAAAGTTCGGAGCGGCAGAGTCACTGACGCACTTCAAGTTTGGGGTGCTAATGGCCGGAAGGGCGCCTCTGATCATGCTTGATCATCGTCTTCAGGAGACGCCTCATATTGTTGACGCAGCACTTCTAAGCTCCGAGTTTACTAACTGGCCCGAGACCAATGAGGGCGACCATGTGTTGAGCATTCCGACTCTGCATGTCCATGGCCTACGAGACCCAGGAACAGAACAGCATCAGGTCTTGATGAACAAGTACTGCCAGACTGGTACGACAAGATTGGTTGAGTGGGATGGTGGTCACCGAATACCCATCAAGACGCATGATGTGGAAGCTGTGGTTGAAAAGATCTTGGAGCTTGTAAAAGAGACACAAGTAACCGATGAGCTGCCCAATTGA
- a CDS encoding Ysc84 domain-containing protein, with protein sequence MSNPEKAPQNQPSGEQYGSGLLPLADEQQQFPPPPPGPPPHTESAAPPAYEQGGAELPKDEKPKIVPEGQQTEGSRSEPSQQPYFPPPPVAADQQQQQFPPPPQAAGGEQQQYFPPPPPGPPPAQQQQGSAPHPNPLDANPTNPQTAQQNYNIPQYNPAQPVFAPPPTNEPTHQHQEAPIPEHEVGAGNTSTFVPPEEHHKKHGWSERFSQLGIKAAAPINSLAHKLGSQSFLPETLDKECDKAASILKSFCKNGVYADPGASPVPTSTDPKATETNDSIIDPTKQKPKSRVIVTIPPKVIAKAVGLAIFTTLRAGFNFSGATGSGILIARLPDGSWGPPSGIQVHSVGAGFLVGLDIYDCVCVINSREALAAFANTRVALGSDLAVVAGPYGAGGAVEFGTAMEGREGRKSKEGKEGEPSTQPPPEPAESNQNLKPEKDKKSHRRSLSASAFKPVFSYVKSRGFYAGVQVDGTVVVERKDANAAFFGERVSVDKIIKGEVPRQGPNGMWPAGARNLLETLKGAEVGSLKVKQSKDGASPTSPTFGAPGADHSAPVASGALGTEAASGSGQPPAYKDDGTSHPGVGDVKYR encoded by the exons ATGTCGAACCCCGAAAAGGCCCCCCAGAATCAGCCTTCGGGCGAGCAGTATGGTTCTGGCCTGCTGCCTCTCGCGGACGAACAGCAGCAGTTCCCCCCTCCTCCGCCCGGTCCCCCACCTCATACCGAGTCTGCCGCTCCTCCAGCTTATGAGCAAGGAGGTGCTGAGCTTCCAAAGGATGAGAAGCCAAAGATTGTTCCGGAGGGACAGCAGACGGAGGGAAGTCGATCTGAGCCTTCGCAGCAGCCATACTTTCCACCTCCTCCTGTAGCGGCAgatcagcaacagcagcagttCCCTCCTCCGCCACAGGCTGCTGGAGGTGAACAGCAGCAAtatttccctcctcctcctcctggaccTCCTCCtgcgcagcagcaacagggaTCAGCACCTCACCCGAACCCCCTCGACGCGAACCCTACCAACCCCCAGACAGCTCAACAGAACTACAACATCCCGCAGTACAACCCCGCCCAGCCCGTGTTTGCACCTCCTCCCACCAACGAACCTacgcatcaacaccaagaggCGCCAATTCCGGAGCACGAGGTTGGAGCAGGCAACACATCGACCTTTGTGCCTCCCGAGGAGCACCACAAGAAGCATGGTTGGAGTGAGCGCTTTAGCCAGCTTggcatcaaggctgctgctcctATCAATAGCTTGGCGCATAAGCTCGGCAGTCAGAGCTTCCTCCCGGAGACACTTGACAAGGAGTGTGACAAGGCAGCTTCAATTTTGAAGTCTTTCTGCA AAAATGGTGTCTATGCCGACCCCGGCGCAAGCCCGGTGCCCACCTCGACCGACCCCAAGGCCACTGAGACCAACGACTCCATCATCGATCCTACCAAGCAGAAGCCCAAGAGCCGTGTCATTGTCACTATCCCACCCAAGGTTATTGCCAAGGCTGTTGGTCTTGCCATCTTCACCACGCTCCGTGCTGGATTCAACTTTTCTGGTGCGACCGGCTCTGGTATCTTGATTGCCCGTCTTCCTGATGGGTCTTGGGGCCCTCCTTCGGGTATTCAGGTACACTCCGTTGGAGCTGGTTTCTTGGTTGGTCTCGACATCTATGACTGCGTCTGTGTCATCAACAGCCGAGAGGCACTGGCCGCCTTTGCCAACACGCGTGTCGCCCTTGGTAGTGACTTGGCCGTCGTCGCGGGTCCTTACGGAGCTGGAGGCGCTGTTGAATTTGGCACTGCCATGGAAGGTCGTGAAGGACGAAAGTCgaaggagggcaaggaagGAGAGCCATCGACTCAGCCTCCTCCCGAACCGGCTGAGAGCAACCAGAACTTGAAGCCTGAGAAGGATAAGAAGAGCCATCGCCGCAGCCTCAGCGCCAGCGCCTTCAAGCCTGTCTTTTCCTACGTTAAGTCGCGCGGATTCTACGCTGGTGTCCAGGTTGACGGTACTGTCGTGGTCGAGCGCAAGGATGCAAACGCTGCCTTCTTTGGTGAGCGAGTGTCTGttgacaagatcatcaagggcGAGGTGCCCCGTCAGGGACCCAACGGCATGTGGCCTGCGGGAGCGCGCAATCTGCTCGAGACTTTGAAGGGAGCCGAGGTTGGATctctcaaggtcaagcagaGCAAAGATGGAGCATCTCCGACCAGCCCGACATTCGGAGCCCCGGGCGCCGATCACTCGGCTCCGGTGGCGTCCGGAGCTCTAGGTACCGAGGCGGCGAGTGGAAGCGGACAGCCGCCGGCCTACAAGGATGATGGAACCAGCCACcctggtgttggtgatgtgaAGTACCGCTAA